Proteins from a genomic interval of Gadus morhua chromosome 21, gadMor3.0, whole genome shotgun sequence:
- the si:dkey-205h13.2 gene encoding cartilage intermediate layer protein 1 isoform X1: MFQLIPIFIMAGLMTVSTQGISEQSRPSVNTINISEGRLQDVNTRCWTEWFDRDHPSGTGDWEILTSLRNENPGKICPTPVGIEVETTTGLSIAAAGEVIAVADTTTGFICKNEDQPDQTCLDYRVRFVCHPPFCNQHICWSKWLDRDNPGGTGDWETLSQLRIQYPGSICDEPLYIEAVTVDTMTPALATGQNFFIFNPTTGFVCRNSDQTKRGCLDYKVRFGCCCDPETPIRPGPIQGEPFDKAIQ; this comes from the exons ATGTTCCAGTTG ATCCCCATTTTCATTATGGCTGGTTTGATGACCG TAAGTACTCAGGGTATATCCGAGCAAAGTCGGCCTTCTGTAAACACAA TAAATATATCCGAGGGACGTTTGCAAGATGTAAACACAA GGTGCTGGACAGAGTGGTTTGACCGGGACCACCCGTCTGGAACGGGGGACTGGGAGATCCTCACGTCGCTGCGCAACGAGAACCCCGGCAAGATCTGCCCCACGCCAGTGGGCATCGAGGTGGAGACCACCACTGGCCTCAGTATTGCTGCGGCAGGGGAGGTGATTGCTGT GGCTGACACAACCACAGGCTTTATTTGCAAGAACGAAGACCAACCAGATCAGACATGTTTGGACTATCGTGTACGTTTTGTCTGCCACCCACCGTTTTGCAACCAACACA TTTGCTGGAGCAAATGGTTGGACCGGGACAACCCAGGTGGGACAGGGGACTGGGAGACACTGAGCCAACTGAGGATACAATACCCGGGGTCCATCTGCGATGAACCTCTCTACATAGAGGCCGTCACTGTAGACACTATGACCCCAGCATTGGCTACAGGGCAGAACTTCTTCAT CTTCAATCCAACCACTGGGTTTGTCTGTCGCAACTCTGACCAGACCAAAAGAGGGTGTCTTGATTACAAGGTACGCTTTGGATGCTGTTGTGATCCGGAAACTCCGATCCGACCCGGTCCGATCCAAGGTGAGCCCTTTGATAAGGCTATACAATAA
- the si:dkey-205h13.2 gene encoding cartilage intermediate layer protein 1 isoform X2, giving the protein MFQLIPIFIMAGLMTVSTQGISEQSRPSVNTRCWTEWFDRDHPSGTGDWEILTSLRNENPGKICPTPVGIEVETTTGLSIAAAGEVIAVADTTTGFICKNEDQPDQTCLDYRVRFVCHPPFCNQHICWSKWLDRDNPGGTGDWETLSQLRIQYPGSICDEPLYIEAVTVDTMTPALATGQNFFIFNPTTGFVCRNSDQTKRGCLDYKVRFGCCCDPETPIRPGPIQGEPFDKAIQ; this is encoded by the exons ATGTTCCAGTTG ATCCCCATTTTCATTATGGCTGGTTTGATGACCG TAAGTACTCAGGGTATATCCGAGCAAAGTCGGCCTTCTGTAAACACAA GGTGCTGGACAGAGTGGTTTGACCGGGACCACCCGTCTGGAACGGGGGACTGGGAGATCCTCACGTCGCTGCGCAACGAGAACCCCGGCAAGATCTGCCCCACGCCAGTGGGCATCGAGGTGGAGACCACCACTGGCCTCAGTATTGCTGCGGCAGGGGAGGTGATTGCTGT GGCTGACACAACCACAGGCTTTATTTGCAAGAACGAAGACCAACCAGATCAGACATGTTTGGACTATCGTGTACGTTTTGTCTGCCACCCACCGTTTTGCAACCAACACA TTTGCTGGAGCAAATGGTTGGACCGGGACAACCCAGGTGGGACAGGGGACTGGGAGACACTGAGCCAACTGAGGATACAATACCCGGGGTCCATCTGCGATGAACCTCTCTACATAGAGGCCGTCACTGTAGACACTATGACCCCAGCATTGGCTACAGGGCAGAACTTCTTCAT CTTCAATCCAACCACTGGGTTTGTCTGTCGCAACTCTGACCAGACCAAAAGAGGGTGTCTTGATTACAAGGTACGCTTTGGATGCTGTTGTGATCCGGAAACTCCGATCCGACCCGGTCCGATCCAAGGTGAGCCCTTTGATAAGGCTATACAATAA